The Pelodiscus sinensis isolate JC-2024 chromosome 30, ASM4963464v1, whole genome shotgun sequence genome has a window encoding:
- the LOC142821227 gene encoding olfactory receptor 14A16-like — protein MSNQSTVTEFLLLGFSDIPELQVLHFVVFLVMYLAALVGNLLIISAIALDHHLHTPMYFFLGNLSILDLGSISITVPKSMANSLLGTSSISYSGCFTQVFFLLFFIGGDFFLLTIMAYDRYVAICQPLHYRRVMTRRRCVHMAASAWMTGIFNSALHTGSTLAISFCKGNRVDQFFCEVPHLLKLACPASYPNENGLLLFSVCLVLSCFVLIIVSYIQIFRAVLRIPSEQGRHKAFSTCLPHLAVVSLFISTGTFAYLKPTSSSAPGLDLVVAVFYSILPPVMNPVIYSMRSKEIEAALRKLVGWRLAPKSQNPITS, from the coding sequence ATGTCCAATCAAAGCACCGTGACCGAGTTCCTGCTCTTGGGGTTCTCGGACATCCCGGAGCTGCAGGTTTTGCACTTTGTGGTGTTTCTAGTCATGTACCTGGCAGCCCTGGTGGGGAACCTTCTCATCATCTCAGCCATTGCCCTCGACCACCAtctgcacacccccatgtacttcttcctgggaaACCTGTCCATCCTGGACCTTGGCTCCATCTCCATCACCGTCCCCAAATCGATGGCCAACTCCCTCCTGGGCACCAGCTCGATTTCTTATTCTGGATGCTTCACCCaagtctttttcctcctcttcttcatcgGAGGAGATTTTTTCCTTCTCACCATCATGGCCTATGACCGCTACGTCGCCATCTGCCAGCCGCTGCACTATCGGAGAGTGATGACCAGGAGACGCTGTGTCCACATGGCTGCCAGTGCCTGGATGACTGGTATTTTCAATTCTGCCCTGCACACGGGCAGCACACTGGCCATCTCCTTCTGCAAAGGCAACAGAGTGGATCAGTTCTTCTGTGAAGTTCCCCATCTCCTAAAGCTAGCCTGCCCTGCTTCCTACCCCAATGAAAATGGGCTGCTTCTATTTAGTGTCTGCTTAGTCTTAAGCTGCTTTGTGTTAATAATTGTGTCGTACATTCAGATCTTCAGAGCGGTGCTGAGAATCCcctcggagcagggccggcacaaagccttctccacctgcctcccccacctcgccGTGGTCTCCTTGTTTATTTCCACTGGCACCTTTGCCTACCTGAAACCCACCTCTAGCTCAGCCCCGGGGCTGGATCTAGTGGTGGCTGTTTTCTACTCCATCCTTCCCCCAGTGATGAATCCGGTCATCTACAGCATGAGGAGCAAGGAGATCGAAGCGGCCCTGAGGAAACTGGTGGGGTGGAGGCTGGCCCCTAAGAGTCAAAATCCCATCACTTCCTGA